A segment of the Bacillus licheniformis DSM 13 = ATCC 14580 genome:
CCTCGCGCTGAGGGGTGAGTTTATAGCTGGAAGAATGCAGTTGCTTTTTAATCCGATCAATACGTGTTTCCATTGACTTTCCCTCCTACGCCGCATTACCTAGCTTATTATAACAAAACAAGCGCAGAGAGCCAACTATAATCATTATAAATTGAGAAACAAAATGAATATTTTTTAATAATCATTATAAATTAATGCTGTTTCGGCAAGACGTACTCTGTCAGCTTTTCCATCAACACTGGCGAAAGGTATGCTTCAAAGAAAGAGGATATAAGAGACATTGCGAGAATCAGGACGAGTACAAAAGCGTAGCGGCCAAACCAATGGACAGGTGCTTCTGCAAGGCTGCGTTTAACAAAAAGCTGGCGGATGAGCCTCATCGAAAAGGCGATGGCGCAGGTGCCCATGATCAAGTACGCCGGGATCAGCAGAATATTTTGCGGGAGCACGGAGACAAAAGACAGGAAAAAGCCGTTGATTCCCATTTGATTGACCAAAAAGCCGACTGTAAATCCGACGACGATCCCTTTTAAGAAGACCATGATAAAAATGACGGGCAGACCGATGATGGATATCCCGAGAATCCACATTAAGCCTAAATATTTCATATTATGAAGAAAGCTCTGCAAAAACATTTCCTTTGAGCTGGCTGCTTTTCCTTCGGAAAGCTGTCCAAAAAATTGATTCAAATAGTAGAACAAATCTTCTTTTTGACCGATCGTCATGCTGTTGACGATGACCGCGCCGAAAATCACACCCATTAAGAACAGCACAGAAACAAATAAATAGATCGACAGATGGTCCTTCATATGTTGAAAGATGAGCTCTTTGATTGTGGGCTTCCGCATGTATCTTCCTCCCAGACGTGCTTTTGATTTTAATAGATTGTATGAGAGAAAAGAGAGCCGCATGACTTTTTTTAAAAAAAGACGGGCGCCCGTAAAAGGCGCCCCGTCTAAAGTTATGATTCCTTCCTGTTTTCCGCGGAATGCTCCCTGTCCGTATTCACAGTCTTGTTGGCAGCCATCACAAACGGCAGATAAATCATCGTTGAAATGGCGAGGCAGAGAAAGCCGACGCCGAGCGCAAGCCAGTTTCCTCCGGTCCCGAGAAACGGAATCAACGGCCCTGGCGTTGTCCACGGA
Coding sequences within it:
- the spoIIM gene encoding stage II sporulation protein M; protein product: MRKPTIKELIFQHMKDHLSIYLFVSVLFLMGVIFGAVIVNSMTIGQKEDLFYYLNQFFGQLSEGKAASSKEMFLQSFLHNMKYLGLMWILGISIIGLPVIFIMVFLKGIVVGFTVGFLVNQMGINGFFLSFVSVLPQNILLIPAYLIMGTCAIAFSMRLIRQLFVKRSLAEAPVHWFGRYAFVLVLILAMSLISSFFEAYLSPVLMEKLTEYVLPKQH